A stretch of Comamonadaceae bacterium M7527 DNA encodes these proteins:
- a CDS encoding chalcone isomerase family protein, giving the protein MTRLFPDVQEGDQLTGVYQPGQRAVFWLNGKRLGEVDDPAFAPAFFGIWLDEKSSEPSLRNQLLGMP; this is encoded by the coding sequence ATGACCAGACTGTTCCCGGATGTTCAGGAAGGCGATCAGCTTACAGGCGTTTACCAACCCGGCCAGCGCGCTGTATTTTGGCTGAACGGCAAGCGCTTGGGGGAAGTCGACGACCCCGCTTTTGCGCCTGCATTCTTTGGCATTTGGCTGGACGAGAAAAGCTCGGAACCAAGCTTGCGCAATCAGCTCTTAGGCATGCCGTGA
- a CDS encoding MFS transporter has translation MSAAHDWRQASAYGFMAAPLAFAALPLYVLFPQFYAAELGVSLAALGALLLLVRALDAVTDPLIGRLLDKHLRTHNLMRVALGGTAVLVLGFWAVFSAQTHWSSQQLLLWAGVMLTLCTAAYSLLTLALQTWVSRIQESAETAQVQRTLIAWREGFGLLGVVIGASLPAIAGLQATTVALLALVVLALAGWYRVQHQLPLQEVATNAPPNAATQRHLLVLADAPVQRPAFFKQLMAVHVINGMASAIPATLVLFFVQDRLRAPAGSEGFFLLLYFAAAGAGMPLWQRAMATFGLVKSWGIAMLMATAAFAITATLGEGDALWFALVCLGSGMALGADLCIPQAMLAQWLNRPFGVTEQGTRKDGQYFGWWNVVSKGNLALAAGVSLPLLGWLGYVPGTSDNTEALAWVYGALPCVLKIIAATALWHYWLKGLTHANSHA, from the coding sequence GTGAGTGCTGCGCACGACTGGCGTCAAGCCAGTGCCTACGGCTTTATGGCGGCACCTTTAGCGTTTGCTGCGTTGCCGTTGTATGTGCTGTTTCCACAGTTTTATGCCGCCGAACTTGGCGTCTCTCTTGCCGCCTTGGGCGCATTGCTGTTACTGGTACGTGCACTGGACGCTGTCACCGACCCACTGATTGGCCGCTTGCTAGACAAGCACTTGCGCACCCACAACCTCATGCGCGTTGCGCTAGGCGGCACTGCCGTGCTGGTATTGGGATTTTGGGCTGTATTCAGCGCGCAAACGCACTGGAGCAGCCAGCAGCTGCTGTTATGGGCAGGCGTCATGCTAACGCTTTGTACTGCCGCATACAGCCTACTGACACTTGCACTGCAAACATGGGTTAGCCGCATACAGGAAAGCGCTGAGACCGCGCAAGTGCAACGCACACTCATCGCGTGGCGCGAAGGCTTTGGTTTGCTGGGCGTGGTCATTGGTGCCAGCTTGCCAGCAATCGCAGGCTTACAGGCCACCACAGTGGCGCTGCTGGCCTTGGTCGTGCTGGCGCTGGCGGGCTGGTACCGGGTTCAGCACCAACTCCCGCTGCAAGAAGTGGCAACCAATGCGCCGCCAAACGCTGCGACACAGCGCCACTTGCTGGTGCTTGCCGATGCGCCTGTACAGCGCCCTGCATTTTTCAAGCAGCTCATGGCAGTGCATGTCATCAACGGCATGGCCAGCGCCATACCAGCCACCTTGGTGCTGTTTTTTGTGCAAGACCGCTTGCGAGCACCTGCCGGCAGTGAGGGCTTTTTTTTGCTGCTTTATTTCGCCGCCGCAGGCGCGGGCATGCCGCTGTGGCAACGCGCTATGGCCACGTTTGGCTTGGTCAAGTCCTGGGGCATTGCCATGCTGATGGCCACCGCCGCATTTGCCATAACAGCGACTTTGGGCGAGGGTGATGCCTTGTGGTTTGCGCTGGTATGTCTGGGCAGCGGTATGGCTTTGGGGGCGGATCTGTGCATACCGCAGGCCATGCTTGCACAATGGCTTAACAGGCCGTTTGGCGTTACCGAGCAAGGCACTCGCAAGGACGGTCAGTACTTTGGCTGGTGGAACGTGGTGAGCAAAGGCAATCTGGCCTTGGCTGCGGGCGTGTCACTGCCGCTGCTGGGTTGGCTTGGCTATGTACCCGGCACCAGTGACAACACTGAAGCTTTGGCTTGGGTTTACGGTGCACTGCCCTGCGTCTTGAAAATCATCGCCGCCACTGCGCTGTGGCACTACTGGCTGAAAGGACTCACTCATGCAAACTCGCACGCTTAA
- a CDS encoding DUF3833 domain-containing protein: MLACLVALLSACSTANINDYADTQPKLDLRTYFNGPVMAYGMFQDRSGQVVKRFEVAMTGTWQGNSGVLDELFTYDDGTTERRVWRLTQHSDGRVTGSADDVVGEASGAVRGYAMQWQYTLQLPVDGTVYEMAMDDWMYLLNERIMINRTAMSKFGIHLGEVTLTFIKPAP; the protein is encoded by the coding sequence ATGCTGGCTTGTCTGGTGGCGCTGCTAAGCGCTTGCAGCACAGCCAATATCAACGACTACGCAGACACGCAACCCAAGCTGGACTTGCGCACCTACTTCAACGGACCTGTCATGGCCTACGGCATGTTCCAGGACCGAAGCGGCCAAGTGGTCAAACGATTTGAAGTCGCCATGACAGGTACCTGGCAAGGCAATAGCGGCGTGCTCGACGAATTGTTTACCTACGATGACGGCACAACTGAGCGCCGCGTCTGGCGTTTAACCCAGCATAGCGACGGGCGCGTCACCGGCAGTGCTGACGACGTGGTGGGCGAAGCCAGTGGCGCGGTGCGCGGCTACGCCATGCAGTGGCAATACACCCTGCAGCTACCCGTAGACGGCACCGTGTACGAAATGGCCATGGACGACTGGATGTACTTGCTCAACGAACGCATCATGATCAACCGCACGGCCATGTCCAAGTTCGGCATCCACCTGGGCGAGGTCACACTCACTTTCATTAAACCTGCGCCTTGA
- a CDS encoding SDR family NAD(P)-dependent oxidoreductase has protein sequence MNPPITDWRHKVVWVVGGSTGIGEAVANALVARGAHVVVSARSVAPLEAFVAQHGQAHATAIALDATDAPACEQAAQRIWQQLGHVDMVLFAAGTYQALRATAFDLNVMTQHLQVNVQAAYNVLAAVLPRLQEQGLQQRGGHISLISSVAGWSGLPNSLAYGPTKAALTHLGEVLYLDLARTGLGVSVIHPGFVATPLTAQNNFHMPALITPEVAAQAMLKGWAQGAFDIHYPKRFTRWLKLIQLLPHRLAQALILKATKL, from the coding sequence ATGAACCCGCCAATAACCGACTGGCGCCACAAGGTGGTGTGGGTTGTTGGCGGCTCAACGGGTATTGGTGAGGCGGTAGCCAACGCGTTGGTCGCACGCGGGGCGCACGTGGTTGTATCCGCCAGATCCGTCGCCCCCCTGGAGGCGTTTGTCGCACAACATGGCCAGGCCCATGCCACTGCAATTGCACTGGACGCCACCGATGCACCCGCTTGCGAGCAGGCCGCCCAGCGCATTTGGCAGCAGCTTGGCCACGTCGACATGGTGTTGTTTGCAGCAGGCACTTACCAGGCTCTGCGCGCCACGGCGTTTGACCTCAACGTCATGACGCAACACTTGCAAGTGAATGTGCAGGCCGCCTACAACGTGCTGGCAGCCGTGTTGCCCAGGCTGCAGGAACAGGGCCTTCAACAGCGTGGCGGACACATCAGCCTCATCAGCAGCGTGGCGGGCTGGAGTGGCTTGCCCAATTCCCTGGCTTATGGGCCCACCAAAGCAGCACTGACACATTTGGGTGAAGTGTTGTATCTGGACCTCGCCAGAACCGGCTTGGGCGTAAGTGTCATACACCCGGGCTTTGTGGCCACGCCACTGACAGCACAAAACAACTTTCATATGCCCGCGCTCATTACGCCTGAAGTGGCCGCGCAGGCCATGCTCAAAGGCTGGGCACAGGGTGCGTTTGACATCCACTACCCCAAGCGGTTTACGCGCTGGCTCAAGCTGATACAACTGCTACCGCACCGCTTGGCACAAGCGCTTATTCTGAAAGCCACCAAGCTATGA
- a CDS encoding nuclear transport factor 2 family protein, which produces MSKATRYAHLQAPTRNAINWFEQLQQADVAHMGQLYDANTYFKDPFNEVHQVSDVQAIFEHMFQRLNEPRFVVTNALDHHDENGLACMLTWEFQFSVKADKAAKPWVILGASHLRFNEQGLINHHRDYWDAAEELYERIPVLGALMRWLKRQATR; this is translated from the coding sequence ATGAGCAAGGCCACCCGCTACGCCCATTTGCAGGCGCCCACGCGCAACGCCATAAACTGGTTTGAGCAATTACAGCAGGCTGATGTCGCACACATGGGCCAACTGTACGACGCCAACACCTACTTCAAAGACCCGTTCAATGAAGTGCACCAAGTGAGTGACGTGCAAGCCATTTTTGAGCACATGTTCCAGCGCTTGAATGAACCCAGGTTTGTGGTGACCAACGCCTTAGACCACCACGATGAAAACGGTCTGGCTTGCATGTTGACCTGGGAGTTTCAGTTTTCGGTCAAGGCAGACAAAGCCGCCAAGCCGTGGGTTATTTTGGGCGCCTCACATCTGCGCTTTAACGAGCAAGGGCTGATCAACCACCACCGTGACTATTGGGATGCGGCAGAGGAGTTGTACGAGCGCATTCCGGTACTGGGCGCATTGATGCGCTGGCTCAAGCGCCAGGCCACACGCTGA
- a CDS encoding glutathione S-transferase N-terminal domain-containing protein: MKIIGSLTSPYVRKVRVVMIDKKLDYGFVEEDVWHAQTSIAQANPLGKVPCLVMEGGEAVFDSRVIVEYLDALSPVGRLIPASGRERAECKTWEALADGVLDAAILARLEATWPGRAEGERSQAWIDRQMDKIDKSLAAMSTGLGDKPYCSGNTYSLSDVSVGCALGYLDFRFPALDWRARHPNLDRLLAKLQLRQSFMDTLPPQ, from the coding sequence ATGAAAATCATCGGTTCGCTCACCAGCCCTTATGTACGCAAAGTACGCGTGGTGATGATTGACAAAAAACTCGATTACGGCTTTGTCGAAGAAGATGTGTGGCATGCGCAAACATCCATCGCCCAAGCCAACCCGCTGGGCAAGGTGCCGTGCTTGGTGATGGAGGGCGGCGAAGCCGTTTTTGACTCACGTGTGATTGTTGAGTACCTGGACGCGTTGTCGCCAGTTGGCCGCTTGATACCTGCCAGCGGTCGCGAGCGCGCCGAGTGCAAAACATGGGAAGCCTTGGCCGACGGCGTGCTTGACGCCGCTATTTTGGCCAGACTTGAAGCCACCTGGCCTGGGCGTGCAGAAGGCGAGCGCAGCCAGGCCTGGATAGACAGGCAAATGGACAAAATCGACAAGTCCTTGGCGGCCATGAGTACGGGTCTGGGTGACAAGCCCTACTGCAGCGGTAACACCTACAGCCTGTCCGATGTGTCTGTGGGCTGCGCCTTGGGCTATCTGGATTTTCGCTTTCCTGCGCTGGACTGGCGTGCACGCCACCCCAACCTGGACAGGCTACTGGCCAAGCTGCAGCTGCGCCAAAGCTTTATGGATACGCTACCGCCCCAGTAA
- the purB gene encoding adenylosuccinate lyase — MTTAPTNASITALSPLDGRYNAKLAALRPIMSEHGYMHKRVQVEVTWFIALTQARLEQCPALSSAATRHLWQLVSGYTEADTSAIKLIERETNHDVKAVEYWIKRSFAKEGVAPEVQQELAAAAEFVHFACTSEDINNTSHALQIKAAREQVLLPLIGDICAKLQDMATLYASVPMLSRTHGQTASPTTVGKEVANVLVRLQRATKCIENVAIMAKMNGAVGNYNAHLSAWPDVDWEAFAKRVVEAPEPAGLGLSFQDYSIQIEPHDYMAELFDAMARTNTILIDWSRDVWGYVSLGYFKQRLKDGEIGSSTMPHKVNPIDFENAEGNLGLANALLRHLSEKLPISRWQRDLTDSTVLRNIGVAFGYTTLAYQSLLNGLNKLELNEEALAADLDNAWEVLAEPIQTVMRRYAIEGAYEQLKAVTRGKTVTREALHGLIQTLAIPQVDKDRLLAMTPATYVGKAAELALRVGKAN; from the coding sequence ATGACCACCGCACCCACCAACGCCTCAATCACCGCCCTGTCTCCGCTTGACGGGCGCTACAACGCCAAACTAGCCGCCTTGCGCCCCATCATGAGCGAGCACGGCTACATGCACAAACGGGTGCAAGTTGAGGTGACGTGGTTTATCGCACTCACGCAAGCCCGTCTTGAACAATGCCCCGCCTTGTCCAGCGCTGCAACAAGGCATTTGTGGCAACTGGTCAGCGGCTATACCGAGGCAGACACCAGCGCCATCAAGCTCATAGAGCGTGAAACAAACCACGACGTCAAGGCCGTGGAGTACTGGATTAAACGCTCGTTCGCCAAAGAGGGCGTCGCACCCGAGGTACAACAAGAGCTGGCCGCTGCCGCTGAATTTGTGCACTTTGCATGCACCAGCGAAGACATCAACAACACCAGCCACGCGTTGCAAATAAAAGCGGCGCGAGAACAAGTGCTGTTGCCACTGATTGGTGACATCTGCGCCAAACTGCAAGACATGGCCACGCTATACGCCAGCGTGCCCATGCTCAGCCGCACACACGGCCAAACTGCAAGCCCAACCACAGTGGGTAAAGAAGTAGCCAACGTGTTGGTGAGGCTGCAACGCGCCACCAAATGCATTGAAAACGTGGCCATCATGGCCAAAATGAACGGCGCTGTGGGCAACTACAACGCTCACCTCAGCGCATGGCCAGACGTAGACTGGGAAGCCTTCGCCAAGCGTGTGGTCGAAGCGCCAGAGCCCGCTGGCTTGGGGCTTAGCTTTCAAGACTACAGCATTCAAATCGAACCACATGACTACATGGCAGAGCTGTTTGACGCGATGGCACGCACCAACACCATACTCATTGACTGGTCACGCGACGTATGGGGTTATGTGAGCCTGGGCTACTTCAAGCAACGCTTAAAAGACGGTGAAATTGGCTCATCCACCATGCCGCACAAGGTCAACCCCATTGACTTTGAGAACGCAGAAGGCAATCTTGGCTTGGCCAACGCGCTGCTGCGCCACTTGAGCGAGAAGCTGCCTATTTCACGCTGGCAACGAGACCTCACCGACAGCACAGTGCTGCGCAACATTGGCGTGGCCTTTGGCTACACCACGCTGGCTTACCAGTCGCTACTTAACGGCTTGAACAAACTAGAGCTCAACGAGGAAGCCCTGGCGGCAGACCTGGACAACGCCTGGGAAGTGTTGGCCGAGCCTATTCAAACCGTGATGCGCCGCTACGCCATTGAAGGCGCTTACGAGCAACTCAAAGCTGTCACACGCGGTAAAACAGTCACCCGCGAGGCTTTGCATGGTCTTATTCAGACGTTGGCGATTCCACAAGTCGACAAAGACAGGTTGCTGGCCATGACGCCTGCTACCTACGTGGGCAAGGCTGCCGAGTTGGCGCTGCGTGTGGGTAAGGCGAATTAA
- a CDS encoding DUF3717 domain-containing protein — MAAIHITDIESAINYWRRVSPSPDGVTLCQPLRHLAEVYALLVYYGETEADEDSMPKPALDAWVQWVDSLPDTPCIAICSTSQGDDLCKGCGRTFDEVQFWPEMTAGEKRVVWRRITREDEAWRFNRYSERALERKSEQAQG; from the coding sequence ATGGCCGCTATACACATCACCGACATTGAGTCTGCAATCAACTACTGGCGACGGGTTTCTCCCTCGCCCGACGGTGTAACGCTGTGTCAGCCGCTGCGCCACCTGGCCGAGGTATATGCCTTGCTGGTGTACTACGGCGAGACAGAAGCCGATGAAGACAGCATGCCCAAGCCAGCGTTGGATGCTTGGGTGCAGTGGGTTGATAGCCTGCCAGACACGCCGTGCATTGCCATTTGCTCTACCAGCCAAGGTGATGATTTGTGCAAGGGCTGTGGACGCACCTTTGACGAGGTACAGTTTTGGCCAGAAATGACGGCCGGTGAAAAGCGTGTTGTTTGGCGACGTATCACACGTGAAGACGAGGCATGGCGCTTTAACCGTTACAGCGAGCGCGCGCTGGAGCGAAAGTCAGAACAAGCCCAGGGATAA
- a CDS encoding M48 family metalloprotease, with translation MLVGSLLSGAAHGQDQQVPLPALGEVGDLSLGDERRLGARIVGNLYASGDVGTDVVLEQYIDNVWQALYAAGIERGDISPEMAQQLAWQVLLINDASVNAFALPGGYLGVNMGLMAMADDVHALASVLAHELSHVTQRHIARMISLREQNAPWLLAAMIVGSLAVTHDTGLANAAILGGRPQPHKAS, from the coding sequence TTGCTGGTTGGCAGCTTGTTGTCGGGCGCGGCACACGGACAAGACCAACAAGTGCCACTGCCCGCGCTAGGCGAAGTGGGCGACTTGAGCCTGGGTGACGAGCGGCGCCTGGGCGCACGTATTGTGGGCAACTTGTATGCCAGTGGGGACGTGGGCACTGACGTGGTGCTGGAGCAGTACATAGACAACGTGTGGCAAGCCTTGTATGCAGCTGGCATAGAGCGCGGCGATATCAGTCCAGAGATGGCGCAGCAGTTGGCCTGGCAAGTACTGCTGATCAACGACGCAAGTGTCAACGCCTTTGCGCTGCCCGGTGGCTATTTAGGTGTCAACATGGGCTTGATGGCCATGGCTGATGACGTGCATGCACTGGCCTCGGTGTTGGCGCACGAGCTAAGCCACGTGACGCAGCGCCACATTGCGCGCATGATCAGTTTGCGTGAACAAAACGCGCCATGGTTATTGGCGGCCATGATTGTGGGCAGTCTTGCGGTAACGCACGACACCGGTTTGGCCAATGCGGCCATATTGGGGGGCAGGCCGCAGCCGCACAAAGCCAGTTGA
- the moaC gene encoding cyclic pyranopterin monophosphate synthase MoaC has protein sequence MSTSPLTHFDAQGHAHMVDVGSKADTKRVAVATGFISMLSATQALIAQGTAKKGDVLGVARIAAIQGAKRTSDLIPLCHPLALSHVSVQFELASNGVRCTATVETTGPTGVEMEALTAVQIGLLTIYDMCKAADRGMTITDVKLLEKMGGKSGHWVVAK, from the coding sequence GTGAGTACTTCACCCCTAACCCATTTTGACGCCCAAGGGCATGCCCACATGGTAGACGTAGGCAGCAAGGCTGACACCAAGCGTGTTGCGGTGGCTACTGGCTTTATCAGCATGCTAAGCGCAACACAGGCGCTTATCGCACAAGGCACTGCAAAAAAAGGCGATGTACTGGGCGTTGCCCGTATCGCCGCCATACAAGGGGCCAAGCGCACATCAGACCTCATTCCGCTATGCCACCCCTTGGCTTTAAGCCACGTCAGCGTGCAATTCGAGCTGGCAAGCAACGGCGTGCGCTGTACCGCCACTGTAGAAACCACTGGCCCCACCGGCGTAGAGATGGAAGCCCTCACGGCCGTACAAATCGGCCTGCTCACCATTTACGACATGTGCAAGGCCGCCGACCGCGGCATGACCATCACAGACGTGAAGCTACTTGAAAAAATGGGCGGCAAGTCTGGGCATTGGGTGGTGGCGAAGTGA
- the sucD gene encoding succinate--CoA ligase subunit alpha has protein sequence MSILINKDTKVITQGITGKTGQFHTEKCQEYANGKACFVAGVNPKKAGESIFNIPIFGSVKEAAADTGATVSVIYVPPAGAAAAIWEAVEADLDLAICITEGIPVRDMLEVRRRMAAKEAAGGKKTLLLGPNCPGLITPDEIKIGIMPGHIHKKGRIGVVSRSGTLTYEAVGQLTELGLGQSSAVGIGGDPVNGLKHIDVMRMFNDDPDTDAVIMIGEIGGPDEAEAALWCKDNMKKPIVGFIAGVTAPPGKRMGHAGALISGGDDTAEAKLAIMEACGFTVTRNPSEMGKLLKGLL, from the coding sequence ATGTCTATCCTCATTAATAAAGACACCAAGGTCATCACCCAGGGTATCACCGGTAAAACGGGTCAGTTCCACACCGAAAAGTGCCAAGAGTACGCAAACGGTAAAGCGTGTTTCGTGGCTGGTGTGAACCCCAAGAAGGCTGGCGAGTCCATCTTTAACATCCCGATTTTTGGCTCTGTCAAAGAAGCAGCGGCTGACACGGGTGCCACCGTATCCGTGATTTACGTGCCGCCAGCCGGTGCGGCTGCTGCGATTTGGGAAGCGGTTGAAGCCGACCTGGACTTGGCGATTTGCATCACCGAAGGCATTCCAGTGCGCGACATGCTTGAAGTGCGCCGTCGCATGGCCGCCAAAGAGGCAGCGGGCGGCAAAAAGACTTTGTTGCTGGGTCCCAACTGTCCCGGTTTGATTACACCCGACGAAATCAAGATCGGCATCATGCCTGGCCACATCCACAAAAAAGGCCGTATCGGCGTGGTGTCTCGTTCCGGTACCTTGACTTACGAAGCCGTAGGTCAGTTGACTGAGCTGGGCTTGGGCCAGTCAAGTGCTGTTGGTATTGGTGGAGACCCCGTCAACGGCTTGAAGCACATTGACGTGATGCGCATGTTTAACGACGATCCTGATACCGATGCGGTCATCATGATTGGCGAAATCGGCGGACCAGACGAGGCCGAAGCGGCGCTTTGGTGCAAAGACAACATGAAAAAGCCAATCGTGGGCTTTATTGCGGGTGTCACAGCGCCTCCGGGCAAGCGCATGGGTCACGCCGGTGCGTTGATCTCTGGCGGCGACGACACAGCCGAAGCCAAGTTGGCCATTATGGAAGCCTGTGGCTTTACAGTGACACGCAACCCATCCGAGATGGGCAAGCTGCTCAAGGGCTTGCTGTAA
- the sucC gene encoding ADP-forming succinate--CoA ligase subunit beta, producing the protein MKIHEYQGKEILRQFGVPTPRGIAAFTVQEAVEAAQKLGGPVWVVKAQIHAGGRGKGGGVKVAKSIDDVKALAGEILGMQLKTHQTGPEGQKVRRLYIEDGADIQKEYYVSVVTDRATQKVAFIASSEGGMDIEEVAHSTPEKIITEFIDPLVGFSDEQAKKIADAIGMPADSTAQAVDIFQKLFKCYMDTDASLVEINPLNRDSKGGVMALDAKFNFDSNALYRHPEIVAYRDLDEEDAAEVEASKFDLAYISLEGNIGCLVNGAGLAMATMDTIKLFGAEPANFLDVGGGATPEKVTEAFKIMLKNPKVKAILVNIFGGIMRCDTIAEGVITACKAVNLSVPLVVRMKGTNEVLGKQMLADSGLPIISADSMAEAAEKIVAAVKAA; encoded by the coding sequence ATGAAGATTCACGAGTATCAAGGCAAGGAAATCTTGCGTCAGTTCGGCGTACCCACACCAAGGGGTATCGCTGCTTTTACCGTGCAGGAGGCTGTTGAGGCCGCACAAAAATTGGGCGGCCCAGTATGGGTGGTAAAAGCCCAAATCCACGCAGGTGGCCGCGGCAAGGGCGGTGGCGTGAAAGTGGCCAAGTCTATTGATGATGTCAAGGCATTGGCTGGCGAGATTCTGGGCATGCAGCTCAAAACGCATCAGACTGGCCCTGAAGGCCAGAAAGTACGTCGTCTCTACATAGAAGACGGCGCCGACATTCAAAAAGAATACTACGTGTCCGTTGTGACAGACCGTGCCACACAAAAAGTGGCCTTCATCGCGTCCAGCGAAGGTGGCATGGACATTGAGGAAGTGGCACACAGCACGCCCGAGAAAATCATCACCGAGTTCATTGATCCGTTGGTTGGCTTCAGCGACGAGCAAGCCAAAAAGATTGCTGACGCCATTGGCATGCCGGCAGACTCGACCGCACAGGCTGTCGATATTTTCCAAAAGCTGTTCAAGTGCTACATGGACACGGACGCGTCATTGGTTGAGATCAACCCACTGAACCGCGACAGCAAGGGTGGCGTTATGGCCTTGGACGCCAAGTTCAACTTTGACTCAAACGCGCTGTACCGTCACCCAGAGATCGTGGCTTACCGCGACCTAGACGAAGAAGACGCAGCTGAAGTAGAGGCTTCCAAGTTTGACCTGGCCTACATCAGCCTGGAAGGCAACATTGGCTGTTTGGTCAACGGCGCTGGCCTGGCCATGGCCACCATGGACACCATCAAGTTGTTTGGCGCTGAGCCAGCCAACTTCCTGGATGTGGGCGGCGGCGCGACACCTGAGAAGGTGACTGAGGCGTTCAAGATCATGTTGAAGAACCCCAAAGTCAAGGCCATTCTGGTCAACATCTTTGGTGGCATCATGCGCTGCGACACCATTGCCGAGGGCGTGATTACAGCTTGTAAGGCTGTGAACCTGAGCGTGCCGCTGGTTGTGCGTATGAAGGGCACCAATGAGGTATTGGGCAAGCAAATGTTGGCCGATTCTGGTTTGCCAATCATCAGCGCCGACTCTATGGCTGAAGCCGCCGAGAAAATCGTTGCCGCTGTTAAAGCAGCCTAA